One genomic region from Clarias gariepinus isolate MV-2021 ecotype Netherlands chromosome 22, CGAR_prim_01v2, whole genome shotgun sequence encodes:
- the ngfa gene encoding neurotrophin-7: MRSSTPVLLFLISVQAALNTVGNAHSQEPANQNAGTQDSTHDDLIPTVDPKLFRKRGYQSPRVLFSDAVPSDGHTPPRSLRTPRRVRDFQNRGEYSACDSENHWVGNMTRATDLGGNEVMVLPEVRINNVVKKQMFYETTCRVTNRGPTHRGMKAGTTGCRGIDNKRWNSYCTNTHTYVRALTSFKNQITWRFIRINAACVCVVSRKSWKH, translated from the coding sequence ATGAGGTCGTCGACGCCGGTCCTGCTCTTCCTGATCAGCGTCCAGGCTGCACTCAACACGGTGGGAAACGCCCACTCACAGgaaccagccaatcagaacgcagGAACCCAGGACTCGACCCACGATGACCTCATCCCCACAGTTGACCCTAAACTGTTCAGAAAACGGGGTTACCAATCACCTCGTGTGCTCTTCAGCGACGCAGTGCCCTCCGATGGCCACACGCCGCCTCGGAGTCTGCGGACACCCCGGAGAGTGCGTGACTTCCAGAACCGTGGAGAATATTCGGCCTGCGACAGCGAAAATCACTGGGTGGGAAACATGACCCGTGCTACAGACTTAGGGGGAAACGAAGTGATGGTGCTGCCTGAGGTTCGCATCAACAACGTGGTCAAGAAGCAAATGTTTTATGAAACCACGTGCCGCGTCACAAACCGTGGCCCCACCCACCGAGGGATGAAGGCGGGAACGACCGGGTGCCGCGGGATCGATAACAAGCGCTGGAACTCCTAttgcaccaacacacacacctatgttCGTGCGCTAACATCTTTCAAGAATCAGATCACCTGGAGATTTATCCGAATTAACgccgcgtgtgtgtgcgtggtcaGTCGAAAATCATGGAAGCATTAA